The DNA segment TCTCATTATGCAGCTCTCATATAGGCAACGAGTCCCTCCTCTGTTTAAATAACGAGAGATAAGAGAAATGTCATGTCTGCCATGCATACGCTCTGAAAATGGATAAGTAAACATTTCTTCTGATACATCACCAGCTGTTTGGTCCCTCCAATATATACAGCTCTTTTTCTACTTCATCTCCACGCAGTACCCACTCCTCTGTTCCTTAGTTTGTTTTCATAGCAGTTACtgtcagccaaaaaaaataaagaatctgCATCCATTTTctaatgttgaaaatgttgtaCAAATGTTTTTGATTGTAATCATTAAAGCAAAAAGTGGTTATGTAAAGCAGGGCTGAGTGTGGGTTATTACTTTGGCTGATGAGGGAGATTTTTTTCACCCGGGAAGCAGGGTGAGGTTATTTTTTCAGCAAATATCAAAGATAATTTAAATTGCATCACAGCACGATTAAAAAGGCAGTAATAAATACAGTAGAGCATAAAACATACTGAGGAGGGCACACGGTGCAAATGCAGGATGAATAATGATATATGTCTTTGAGATTCAATACCAAGAATCTATGGCTGACATTAAAACTTTGTTCTATCTGTCGCATACATCGAATGCTGCTTTTCCATGTGACAAATGGCATACCACTAATATGATCTGAATGGCTGAAAAGATTCGAAATAGTAACAGACACTCAGAGATGTATTTTTGCTCCATATCGACCACAGGGTTATCTTGAGTGACATGATTTCCGTAAAGACATAATTCTGTCGAGATAGTTCCATTAAACcagagagaaggcagacttTTCAATGGttaatatctccaacactctgcaactcacaccaaaacaatctagactgataaatagcacaacaggtaagaagaaaaatatgtattattttggcATGAAAAGTCCCTTTATAAATGACACATGAGGACACTCTTAAACTTTGAGGTCAATTTTGGACATGAATAATTaatgttttagagaaaaacaaagctctGGGAGCTGGTGTGATgtgcttttcttcatttttaatagACTTCTAACAGTAGCAGCGGTGTTCTGATTTAACTGAAGTTATCTGAGCACCTTTAAgcttaagaaaaaaactacaatccAACCTGCTGAAAATGCAACTCTTGCCTGAACATGAATCCTCTTGATGCAGCTGtcagaaagaaataagaaaactccaaatatttccaaacataagaatgagaacaggcacttgtttgtcactttttattatttgtgattGGAAAGGGCTGACAGCAATTTCTGCTCTTATGAAAGGTTGCCTCTTTGAATTCATGCATGCGCTCACACTTCGGAGTCACTTGCAGCAGTCAGCATTGGAGTCATAgggtttatttgcttttttcagtcaTACTTTTAATACATTGTAATTTTAGTAGGTGTTGCACATGCCATTGGTACAGCACTTGACATCAAGGTAGGCGTTCATCTTCAGCACTTCGCAGTCTTCCAGAGCCATGCACTTTTGGAATTGGGCATCTAAGGACATAAAAAAGGaggttttaacaaaaatatgcccttttattttgtaagaagctgaaaaaaaaccagTCTCAATCATTTGACACTGATAGAATAGGACTTAAgtatatttctctttttgtacatttttaaaaaacatattaatttacACTACCCCCAATGCCCCCTGCCTTCTAAATTTGGTATCATGGTACTcatgaaaatgattttctttggTGAACTTCTCCTTTAATTTGATCATTTACAGCACTCATATTTTATTGCGGTTTATGTACTGAGTCCATGTATTTGTTAAGAATAGAAAAGTTAAAGTATGTTGAGAAACCCACTTGGTGGTCTGAGGAACTTGACTGCAGCGCAGGCCTCCTTCCCTGGTTTACATGTCTCCACAGTGTGCTCACAGGTTCCTCCAGCCGTCTTGGAGACGCAGCGGTGGCAGTTAAGGGCTTCACCTAAAAACCAGGAAAACAATATTTCAGTCATTGTCATAATGTGGTTATGTTAAAGATGTTATATTCCCCTCTCTAATGCCAGACTCCTTTaggaaaaacaatgatttaacaatgctaaacacaggagctgctggcctATCACTGCctcaaactgttattttatttgtgtgattttggctTTTTAGTGTTGACCAGCAGCTCTCATGTTCAGAgagctaaaattactttttttggcaatggagtctggtggctttaacaagagcatagatggggGGGTGAAGTCGCTTCCTTGTCCAAACGGGCTGTCTGACAAAAaggtaaaactgtgaaaatgctCTCGATACAGCATacaattaaactgatattgacttttttattacttttttttaggtggcttaaatacattttgttgctggcaCCCATCTGctgcagtacattgcttagctttgaTGTCGaactccagtctgcttctccaaactggggacgtGCTGATGGACGTCTGCTGTATGAGATGCACTGACATATATGTCATGTATGTATTAATACCCCAtaaaaccccacttcaaaaaactcatcactatccctttaaggagAGACGCCGCACTCTCACAGGTAAGTTAATTACTTTCACATCTTAGAAATGACCCCAACAATCTGTTGCAAAATGAAAAGACTGCCTGAGAATGCGCTAGAAAAGACTGAAAgggaaagcagacatctctgtaGCACAGCAGCAGAGGTTGTGTTTACTCAGTGGAGAATCAGTGACAGACTCACCAGCTGTAAACAGCAGGGCGATGGTTAAAACCAACACCAACAACTTCATTGTTCTGTTCAGTACTGCTGCAGCCTGCGAGAGATAAAGCACAGAGTTGATTATACAGTATGAACATTGTTGCAGTGCTCCAGATTTCATGACATTGAACAGTGCTGCTGTGAGATGTTACTAAAAGGTCTTTTTTAGCTGtgattatttctctttttaggAACTGATTTGAAATATATTCTGCAAATAGTAACAGTTCTGAACAAAAGCAGGTGTATTAGCATGCAAGCACACCCCTTTACTGTGATATAGATATTTGACAGCAAAtatgtggcaaaaaaatgtcaagatgaTACTGATTTGGTATCGATTGCTATTTTAGATATATATTGTTCAAAAGAGAATTAAAGgttaaatgcacaaaataagATAGGAGTGTTCATACCTTGCTGATGCTTCTGCTTTGGTTTCTGCCACCAACTGACATGCATCCATCCACTTTCCCTCTTTTTATACCCGTTTATACTGTGTCCTGCCATGGTAACATCCCATTAAGTGGTGTATTTATGTTAAGTCTATATGCTTAGCACTTAATTCACACTGGGTTCACTGTGTTCAGGGGTTACAGTTTCCAATGCTCAGATTCCTGCATTATGCAAGAGCAGTCCACCCTTTGTCCACTCCTGTATATAATTGATGAGGCTTTTGCAAATATTAATGTATGCATTTGTCACAGACTTAGATAAAGATTTACATTAACTGGATTTAAACCTCAGGAGGACAAGAGGATATTAGTGAAAGGTGCAGTGTGTTTGCTTTAGGTGGATTATGTCTGAACAAAATGAGGGTTTTATACGTGTAGTTTAGTGGTCTTTAACCAGCCTTGGCTACAGACTCATGAACTGACTCAATAAGAAATTCTGACAGCTAGCACTTAATATTAAACTaatgacagaggaggaaaaactgGCACTCTCACCAGCGGTAAATGCCTTCAACTACATagtacagtaaaaaatatttctccttGCCACAGAAGAAATATAACCTACATTGTATTTTAGTTCAAGGGAAAATAGATGTGCTTTTTGGcgtaaaaggtccagtgtgtatgatttaggaggatatatcggcagaaatggaatataatataataagtatgttttctttagtgtattatCACCTGAACATAAagattgttgtgtttttgttatagAATGAAGCGTTTACATCTACATAGGAAGCCGTTCCTCTTCCAGGAAGTCCGTTATGTTGCaatgccatgtttctacagtagcccagaacagaaaAACCAAGCATCGGCtaacattgttgtgtttttggccactgtagttagcagcccctctgagacaagccaaacagcatctaaaaaacactgatttgtaacatgaaactactttattcagtgtttttactggtttaaatgacctggtccatttgttttggagaagaagagacctctgtggataatacagctctctttaaaaaaaactcctgaacatctggatcttacaTTATTGAAGAAAAGAGGTGAGCGCACATTAACAGACGCCAGGCTGGCGACCCGTTCGCAGTAGGTCTAACAGCTTGGAAGACACACAGATTTATCACagtaaactgctttattctgtgttttcagtggtttaaatgacctggtctgtttgttttgcagaagaAGAGACCTCAGTGGATTATTCAGCTCCCACTAAAAACCTCCTGACCAATGAACACTGTAGAAATCCTAACCAGGAATTTATGCTCAGCACAGTTTTATCTGGTTGCAATCTA comes from the Plectropomus leopardus isolate mb chromosome 12, YSFRI_Pleo_2.0, whole genome shotgun sequence genome and includes:
- the ly97.3 gene encoding uncharacterized protein ly97.3; translation: IKRGKVDGCMSVGGRNQSRSISKAAAVLNRTMKLLVLVLTIALLFTAGEALNCHRCVSKTAGGTCEHTVETCKPGKEACAAVKFLRPPNAQFQKCMALEDCEVLKMNAYLDVKCCTNGMCNTY